Within Peromyscus leucopus breed LL Stock chromosome 16_21, UCI_PerLeu_2.1, whole genome shotgun sequence, the genomic segment TTAGCTCCCCATCAATCCTAGCAGCATTTGTTCTTAACTAGCTTTTAAGAACAAAATTAGGAGTAATTTGTAAACAAAAGTAATTGAAGAGAGGCAGATATTACCAAGGTGTTGGCAGCATTAGCAGACattattgtgttccctaataccGCCACAGCACCGCAGTTAACAATAGGTAGCAGGCAGAAGGCAGGGTTATGGAGACAGAAGGTTGCAGCCTGTGAAGTGCAGCACCAAGCGGAAACTTGTTTTCCACTGGCGCCATCAATACCTAAATCCAACAACAGGTTGATAATCCACTTCTAGGTCGACTGGCATTACATCCCCAAAATTTGGAGAGTTAGGGTATAATATGACACTTCAGGACCCTGAAAATTGTCTTTCTTACATGTTACATGATGAGCATAGTCACAAGAAACACAGATAGACAACTATCATCTGTCTCAGAGCACAAAGGATGCTCTATGCAGAGAAAAAAGACACTTTGACTGCCCTTATTTCTGGTTATTTGTTAGAGTCAGTGAACTTTGATTATGCATGATCTCTGTTCCTGGTTTTATCCCAAGATCATGGAAAATGGCAGTCAGCAACAGCTGGACCGTTTTACTTTAAATTCTTCTCTTATAaaatacatcctgatcacagccTCCCTTCCAACCATTACCCTACCACTAaacctctcccccagatccactgctcctccgtTTCCCTTCACAAAGGAGCAGGTGGCCCACAGATATCAACTGAGCACTGCATAACGagctgcagtgagactaggcataaatcctcatatcaaggctggacaaggcaacccaataggagaaaaagggtcccaagagcaggcaaaagagtcagagacagcccctccccactcccactgttgggagtcctaCAAAAGTCCCAATGTAAACAGCCAAGGCATATCTTCAGAGTACCCAGAGATGACCCAAGCAGCCTCTGcagtttcagtctctgtgatccacTATGATTTCTACTTAGTCGATTCTATGGGGCACACTCTCCCGGTATCCTCGACTGCTCTGTCTCCCACAATCCTCCCTGCACCCCACGCcaggttctctgagctctgactaatgtttggctgtgggtctctacatctgctcccatTAGCTGcttgaggaagcctctctgatgatgattggggcTAGGTACCAATCCTATGAGTagaacagaatatcattagggatcatttcactgacttatcagtgtttttgtttttgtcagtcatgtttggttctacctaggtctctgagccattcAGCTTCCGAATCCTGGCCATCTAGGCAATGTCAGGCATGGGCTACCTCTCTTGGCAGGGGTCTCAAATGAGACCAGTCAATgtttggtcactcccacaagctttgagccaccattgccccaacACATCTTGCTGGCAGGACAGGTTTTGGGTCataggttttgtagctgggttggtattCCTGCCTCACCATTAGGAACCTAGCCTGGTTAcggaagatggccagttcaggatccatatcctccattactaggagtccttacTAGGGTAaccctcataggttccaggaagtttccactgcactaggtttccttGTTGCTCCCtaaatgccccccaattccagttgtctctcactatactctctccttctgtccttccctcccctaCCTGATCCTTTCTATTCCCATACCCACCCACTCCcaatccacccacaaaatctactctatttcctcttcccagggacatCGATGCATCCCCCTAGACCTTTCCTCTTTATCTaacttctctgagtctgtggattatagcatgattatTCTTTACTTAACATTTAATCACTTaaaagtgaatacatatcatgtttgtctttttaggTCTGGATTGCTTTACTGagcatgatattttctagttctatccagttgcctgcaaatttcatgatatcattttcttattagctgagtaatactccattgtgtaaatatactaaattttctttatccatatttCAGTTGAgtgacatctagattgtttccaatttctggatattatgaataaaattgctatgaatatagttgagcagtCAATGTAATCgattatataaacaaactgagaaaaaaatccacatgatcatctaaTTAGATgccaaaaaagcctttgacaaaatccaacacttcttcttgataaaaatcttggagagggcggcggaggcggcggagGCCAGGGAGGAAGATGTCGTAATGAGCGGACTCCCAGCCGTCCCCCTTGGCCCTGCTCGCTGCCACATGTAGCAAAATTGGCCCCCCAGCTGTGGAGGCTGCAGTGGCACCTCCTGcacccccccagcccaccccacggAAACTGGTCCCCATCAAGCCAGCCCCTCTCCCGCTCAGCCCCAGCAAGAATAGCTTTGGCCTCTTGTCATCTAAAGGAAATATTCTTCAGATTCAGGGCTCCCAGCTGGGTGCCTCCTATCCTGGAGGGCAGTTGGTGTTTGCTATCCAGAACCCCACCGTGATCAACAAAGGGAGCCGGTCAAGTGCAAGTATACAGTACCAAGGGGTCCCTCAGATCCAAGGAAACAGTTCCCAGACCATCCAGGTGCAGCCCAATCTCACCAACCAGATCCAGATCATCCCAGGCACCAACCAAGCCATCATTGCCCCCTCACCCTCCGGCCACAAGCCTGTCCCCATCAAGCCAGCTCCTGTCCAGAAGTCAAGTACGACTACCACCCCCGCGCAGAGCGGGGCCAACGTGGTGAAGCTGACAGGTGGCGGCGGCAACGTGACGCTCACCCTGCCGGTCAACAACCTGGTGAACACCAGTGATGCTGGGACCCCCGCTCAGCTCCTCACCGAGAGCCCCCCCACTCCATTGTCTAAGACTAACAAAAAGGCCAGGAAGAAGAGCCTGCCTGTCTCACAGCCATCAGTGGCTGTGGCCGAGCAAGTGGAGACGGTGCTGATTGAGACCACAGCAGACAACATCATCCAGGCAGGAAACAACCTGCTGATTGTCCAGAGCCCTGGTGGGGGCCAGCCAGCTGTGGTCCAGCAAGTCCAAGTGGTGCCCCCCAAGGCTGAGCAACAGCAGGTGGTGCAGATCCCCCAGCAGGCACTTCGAGTGGTGcaggctgcctctgccaccctCCCCACCGTTCCCCAGAAGCCCTCCCAGAACTTTCAGATCCAGACAACTGAATCAGCACCAACCCAGGTTTATATTCGTACACCTTCTGGTGAGGTACAGACAGTCCTCGTCCAGGACAGCCCCCCAGCAACAGCTGCAACCACCTCAACCTCCACCTGTAACAGCCCTGCACCCCGAGCTCCCCATCTGAGTGGTACCAGCAAAAAGCATTCAGCTGCAATTCTCCGAAAAGAACGACCCCTGCCAAAGATTGCACCTGCTGGGAGCATCATCAGCCTGAATGCCGCACAGCTGGCAGCAGCTGCTCAGGCCATGCAGACCATCAACATCAATGGAGTCCAAGTCCAGGGTGTGCCTGTCACCATCACCAACACCGGCgggcagcagcagctgacagtgcAGAACGTTTCTGGAAACAACCTGACCATTAGTGGGCTGAGCCCCACGCAGATCCAGCTGCAGATGGAGC encodes:
- the LOC114692376 gene encoding transcription factor Sp2-like, producing the protein MAMFSLQQKGKAAGQGYFCHELLTEKLTSQYPSWRADNFEDLCTKGHNLTGEVNKSAFPANALMNRLFGVSENVIGCTSGRQCSSHTTDSQPSPLALLAATCSKIGPPAVEAAVAPPAPPQPTPRKLVPIKPAPLPLSPSKNSFGLLSSKGNILQIQGSQLGASYPGGQLVFAIQNPTVINKGSRSSASIQYQGVPQIQGNSSQTIQVQPNLTNQIQIIPGTNQAIIAPSPSGHKPVPIKPAPVQKSSTTTTPAQSGANVVKLTGGGGNVTLTLPVNNLVNTSDAGTPAQLLTESPPTPLSKTNKKARKKSLPVSQPSVAVAEQVETVLIETTADNIIQAGNNLLIVQSPGGGQPAVVQQVQVVPPKAEQQQVVQIPQQALRVVQAASATLPTVPQKPSQNFQIQTTESAPTQVYIRTPSGEVQTVLVQDSPPATAATTSTSTCNSPAPRAPHLSGTSKKHSAAILRKERPLPKIAPAGSIISLNAAQLAAAAQAMQTININGVQVQGVPVTITNTGGQQQLTVQNVSGNNLTISGLSPTQIQLQMEQALAGEAQPGEKRRRMACTCPNCKDGEKRSGEQGKKKHVCHIPDCGKTFRKTSLLRAHVRLHTGERPFVCNWFFCGKRFTRSDELQRHARTHTGDKRFECAQCQKRFMRSDHLTKHYKTHLVTKNL